A genomic region of Leptolyngbya sp. NIES-2104 contains the following coding sequences:
- a CDS encoding SDR family oxidoreductase codes for MVQASEQQKSQPAQQQDQQPGQESQMNPLPRSSDYKYKGSDKLLDKVALITGGDSGIGRAVAICFAKEGADIAIAYLNEHEDAEETVRLVEKEGRRCITIAGDIGDEAFCKEAVQEAIGEYGRLDILVNNAAEQHPQESIENITAEQLERTFRTNIFGMFFLTKAALPHLKEGSTIINTTSVTAYQGSPQLLDYSSTKGAIVAFTRSLSQSLVEKGIRVNGVAPGPIWTPLIPSTFPPEKVESFGQQVPMQRAGQPEEVAPSYVFLASDDSSYMTGQILHPNGGNVVNG; via the coding sequence ATGGTACAAGCCTCAGAACAGCAGAAATCCCAGCCCGCTCAGCAGCAAGACCAGCAGCCCGGACAAGAATCACAGATGAACCCGCTACCTCGGAGTTCAGATTACAAGTACAAAGGCAGCGATAAATTGCTCGATAAAGTCGCCTTGATTACAGGTGGCGATAGTGGAATCGGTCGTGCTGTGGCGATTTGCTTTGCTAAAGAAGGTGCAGATATTGCGATCGCATATCTCAACGAGCACGAAGACGCCGAAGAAACGGTGCGCTTAGTCGAAAAGGAAGGTCGTCGCTGTATTACGATCGCGGGTGACATTGGCGATGAAGCATTCTGTAAAGAAGCAGTGCAAGAAGCGATCGGAGAATACGGACGGCTTGATATTCTGGTGAACAATGCGGCAGAACAGCACCCACAAGAAAGCATTGAAAACATCACCGCAGAGCAATTAGAGCGCACATTCCGCACGAATATTTTTGGAATGTTCTTCTTGACCAAGGCAGCATTGCCGCACCTCAAAGAAGGCAGCACGATTATCAATACAACTTCGGTGACGGCGTACCAAGGTAGTCCACAGTTGCTGGATTACTCTTCGACTAAGGGCGCGATCGTAGCATTTACGCGATCGCTGTCTCAATCGCTAGTAGAAAAAGGAATTCGCGTGAACGGTGTAGCACCGGGACCGATTTGGACTCCGCTGATTCCGTCTACATTCCCACCGGAAAAAGTTGAGAGCTTTGGGCAACAAGTTCCGATGCAACGGGCAGGACAACCGGAAGAAGTAGCTCCGAGCTATGTCTTCTTAGCTTCGGATGATTCGAGCTACATGACCGGACAGATCCTACACCCGAACGGCGGTAATGTAGTCAACGGTTAG